In one Bacillus sp. PK3_68 genomic region, the following are encoded:
- a CDS encoding DUF3445 domain-containing protein, producing MFKSTNLDQFPFPFTSGNYRYSNDLKKLENINCVEITPEYKIQVLKKRELLEEQPEVRFQSFPHTLEMQWEVAEMLIDMAVTRYPEYFKVEKDGDKWTFQNLIFGETETFIFGDETSIPYEPLDFIGRHFHTDFVLMVHRDDNFYLEVAQESYAALFSPHWNKGMSFDEIHGPVPFVSRTGVDLVARVREFLLRIEPGTPWTRINWNLMADRWDVNYETMDIWGPERLKVNAENAGKLVHLRVEEQKFYRMPRSNAILFVLNTQFLPLEDLAKRPEWLDLTYSVLQDIPEPMAEYKGMAPFLAPSVEYLKNLVESIKVN from the coding sequence ATGTTTAAATCTACTAATCTCGATCAATTTCCTTTTCCGTTTACAAGTGGAAACTACCGTTATTCCAATGACTTAAAGAAGCTGGAGAATATAAATTGTGTTGAAATTACGCCGGAGTACAAAATACAAGTCTTGAAGAAACGGGAACTGCTAGAAGAACAGCCGGAAGTGCGCTTTCAATCCTTCCCTCATACGTTAGAAATGCAATGGGAAGTAGCTGAAATGCTGATCGATATGGCCGTTACTAGATACCCGGAATACTTCAAAGTTGAAAAAGATGGCGATAAGTGGACATTCCAAAATCTAATTTTTGGAGAAACCGAAACCTTCATTTTTGGAGATGAAACGAGCATCCCATATGAGCCTCTTGACTTTATCGGCCGTCATTTTCATACAGACTTCGTGTTAATGGTGCATAGGGATGACAACTTTTATTTAGAAGTTGCTCAAGAATCGTACGCCGCTTTATTTTCCCCTCATTGGAACAAGGGAATGTCGTTTGATGAAATTCATGGCCCTGTTCCTTTCGTTTCAAGGACGGGAGTCGATCTTGTAGCAAGAGTAAGAGAATTTTTACTTCGCATTGAACCGGGTACGCCATGGACAAGAATCAACTGGAATTTGATGGCTGACCGCTGGGACGTAAACTATGAAACGATGGACATTTGGGGACCAGAAAGATTAAAGGTAAACGCGGAAAATGCAGGAAAACTTGTCCATCTTCGTGTAGAAGAGCAGAAGTTTTACCGCATGCCGCGCAGCAATGCCATTTTGTTTGTATTAAATACACAGTTTCTTCCATTAGAGGATCTTGCGAAAAGACCAGAATGGCTCGATTTAACGTACAGCGTTCTGCAAGATATTCCAGAGCCGATGGCTGAATACAAAGGAATGGCGCCTTTCCTGGCTCCTTCAGTCGAGTATTTAAAGAACTTAGTGGAAAGCATCAAAGTAAATTAA
- a CDS encoding PDR/VanB family oxidoreductase, translating into MRVAGNIKMYVGKIEKVTETVKRFYLHPEDQKPLPAFTGGAHVTTFIKAGENVIERNYSLVSHPTDRSHYSISIRRDDNSRGGSVYWHDRVKEGDCLEVSFPKNHFPLSFQAKHHVFYAAGIGITPFLTMMADLEAEGKSFELHYAARTKELCAFYDYLNEKYPGKCTFYFSRGEQPAKMSPETMKDHRIGSHVYFCGPVSMVTEYRKAAKSYGYPEKSVHFELFAAAADGPNHPFVVELSNSNKLLEIEADQSLLEALLSAGVDAPYSCKVGGCGSCEVEVVNGEVDHRDLFYKEEERKERNTILTCCSRAKEGKLVLNL; encoded by the coding sequence ATGAGAGTAGCAGGAAATATCAAGATGTACGTCGGGAAAATCGAGAAGGTAACAGAGACCGTTAAACGTTTCTACCTGCACCCGGAGGATCAAAAGCCATTGCCTGCATTTACAGGCGGTGCGCATGTTACCACCTTTATAAAAGCAGGGGAGAATGTAATTGAAAGAAATTATTCACTCGTCAGTCATCCGACAGACCGCTCGCATTATTCCATTTCTATTCGCCGCGATGACAATTCGAGAGGAGGATCTGTCTACTGGCATGATCGTGTGAAAGAAGGAGACTGTCTGGAAGTAAGCTTTCCAAAAAATCATTTTCCGCTCAGCTTTCAGGCGAAGCACCACGTTTTTTATGCTGCTGGTATCGGCATTACTCCATTTTTAACGATGATGGCCGATCTTGAAGCGGAAGGAAAAAGCTTTGAATTGCATTATGCCGCCAGAACAAAAGAGCTTTGTGCTTTTTATGATTACTTAAATGAAAAGTATCCGGGAAAATGCACCTTTTATTTTTCCAGGGGAGAGCAGCCTGCAAAAATGTCTCCAGAAACGATGAAAGATCACCGAATTGGTTCACATGTGTATTTCTGCGGACCGGTTTCAATGGTAACAGAATACAGGAAGGCAGCAAAGTCATACGGTTATCCAGAAAAATCCGTTCACTTTGAATTGTTTGCAGCAGCAGCCGATGGACCAAATCATCCATTCGTTGTTGAACTTTCCAACAGCAACAAGCTTCTGGAGATTGAGGCGGATCAATCTCTTTTAGAGGCCCTTTTGAGCGCAGGAGTGGATGCCCCGTATTCTTGTAAAGTTGGCGGATGTGGAAGCTGTGAAGTAGAAGTGGTAAATGGGGAAGTGGATCATCGCGACCTGTTTTATAAAGAGGAAGAAAGAAAAGAGAGAAACACAATCTTAACTTGCTGTTCAAGAGCGAAAGAAGGAAAGCTCGTTCTAAATCTATAG
- a CDS encoding aldehyde dehydrogenase family protein — translation MLELKNYINGEWRTASNPDTNEVFNPANGELIARAPRATKEETEEAIQVAKQAFESGVWSDLSAQERAKFLFKIADKIEEMYDELVELEVRDNGKTKGEAEFDVADAATCFRYYAGLITTPDGETYHVPEPVQAMVVREPVGVAGLIVPWNFPLLMSVWKIAPALAAGNTIVFKPAEVTPCTAMKLFEILEEVGIPKGVANMVMGKGSIVGQTIAESKDVDVVSFTGSTEVGRRIMQAASGNLKKISLELGGKSPNIIFADADFETAVDYALFGIFFGAGQVCSAGSRILVEESVHDQFVERFIKRAKRIKVGPGLEEGSEMGAIVSEEQMESILKYIEIGKQEGATLALGGKRLTENGLDKGYFIEPTVFTNVTSNMRVVQEEIFGPVVVIQKFKDEAEAIQLANDSDFGLAGGVFSQDGAKALRVIKKVRSGITWINAYHPTYVEAPWGGYKQSGIGRSLGKYGLEDFQEIKQININLAVEPVGWFSN, via the coding sequence GTGTTAGAATTGAAAAATTATATTAACGGGGAATGGAGAACAGCAAGTAACCCGGATACGAATGAAGTGTTTAACCCAGCAAATGGAGAGCTGATTGCCAGAGCTCCACGGGCAACGAAAGAAGAAACAGAAGAAGCGATTCAAGTAGCAAAACAAGCATTCGAAAGCGGAGTATGGTCTGATTTGAGTGCACAGGAACGAGCAAAGTTTCTTTTCAAGATCGCGGATAAAATTGAAGAAATGTATGATGAGCTTGTTGAGCTGGAAGTAAGAGATAACGGTAAAACAAAGGGAGAGGCTGAGTTCGATGTTGCCGATGCGGCTACATGTTTCCGCTATTATGCTGGTCTTATTACAACGCCGGACGGTGAAACTTATCATGTACCGGAGCCAGTGCAGGCAATGGTTGTACGTGAGCCGGTGGGAGTGGCTGGTCTGATTGTTCCATGGAATTTCCCATTATTAATGAGTGTTTGGAAAATTGCCCCGGCACTTGCGGCAGGGAATACGATCGTTTTCAAGCCGGCAGAAGTAACACCATGCACAGCCATGAAGCTGTTTGAAATCCTTGAAGAAGTGGGTATTCCTAAAGGCGTCGCTAATATGGTGATGGGCAAAGGATCTATTGTTGGCCAGACGATCGCTGAAAGCAAGGATGTAGATGTCGTTTCTTTTACAGGAAGTACAGAGGTAGGCCGCCGCATCATGCAGGCTGCTTCAGGCAACTTAAAGAAAATCTCGCTTGAGCTCGGCGGAAAATCTCCTAACATTATTTTCGCTGATGCTGATTTTGAAACAGCGGTCGATTATGCGTTGTTTGGAATTTTCTTTGGAGCCGGCCAAGTTTGTTCTGCCGGAAGCCGCATTCTCGTGGAAGAGAGCGTTCACGATCAATTTGTTGAGAGATTTATCAAGCGGGCAAAAAGAATTAAAGTAGGGCCTGGTCTTGAAGAAGGATCAGAAATGGGAGCTATCGTTTCGGAGGAGCAAATGGAAAGCATTTTGAAGTATATTGAGATTGGCAAACAGGAAGGAGCGACGCTAGCTTTAGGCGGAAAGCGCCTGACTGAAAATGGCCTTGATAAAGGTTACTTTATTGAACCTACTGTTTTCACAAATGTCACTTCGAATATGCGCGTTGTCCAAGAGGAAATTTTCGGGCCAGTCGTCGTGATCCAAAAGTTCAAAGATGAGGCCGAAGCGATTCAATTGGCCAATGACTCTGATTTTGGTCTTGCAGGCGGCGTATTTTCACAAGACGGGGCAAAAGCATTACGGGTGATTAAAAAGGTTCGCTCTGGTATTACTTGGATTAACGCTTATCACCCAACCTATGTAGAAGCGCCTTGGGGAGGCTACAAGCAAAGCGGGATTGGCCGCAGTCTCGGAAAGTACGGACTTGAGGATTTCCAGGAAATTAAGCAAATTAATATTAACCTGGCTGTTGAGCCAGTAGGCTGGTTTTCAAATTAA
- a CDS encoding TetR/AcrR family transcriptional regulator produces MKEKEKLVIETAIKLFAAKGFAATSIQEIADEAGISKGAFYLYFKSKDDLLYSTLQYYFNIIEKRLSLYEDQALSPREKFVYQLKELIGALSEHKEFIIMQAREQAIPLNDTVKELLFRMHMESQMFYREGLLSIYGEKLEPFVWDLSTMLDGIFHSYIKVILVDADSFNFQEIAEYIMRRMDSLAEGLSTDLPLLSEQTVTDLLNKTKAIFLPSNGTLHTILQAMKKELENMDDKNGLDVSLEVLAAEAAKVNPRIPVIQGMLSNFQGIKTFDKYRQEIAALYNFKL; encoded by the coding sequence TTGAAGGAGAAAGAAAAATTAGTTATCGAGACTGCTATTAAGCTCTTCGCTGCAAAAGGATTCGCCGCAACGTCCATTCAGGAAATTGCTGATGAAGCCGGCATATCAAAAGGAGCTTTTTATTTATATTTTAAATCCAAGGATGATTTGCTCTATTCCACCCTTCAATATTACTTTAATATTATTGAAAAAAGGCTCTCTCTATATGAAGATCAAGCCTTGTCGCCGCGAGAAAAATTTGTATATCAATTAAAAGAATTAATCGGAGCATTAAGCGAGCATAAAGAATTTATCATTATGCAGGCTCGTGAACAGGCGATCCCTTTAAATGATACCGTGAAAGAACTGCTTTTCCGCATGCATATGGAATCTCAAATGTTTTATCGGGAGGGCTTGCTTTCTATTTATGGCGAAAAGCTCGAACCGTTTGTTTGGGACTTATCTACGATGCTGGACGGGATTTTCCACTCTTATATAAAGGTCATATTAGTGGATGCAGACAGCTTTAACTTTCAGGAAATTGCTGAGTACATTATGAGAAGAATGGATAGCTTGGCAGAGGGGCTTTCTACTGATCTTCCTCTCCTTTCCGAACAAACAGTCACTGATTTGCTGAATAAAACAAAAGCGATCTTTTTGCCAAGCAACGGTACCCTTCACACGATCTTGCAAGCAATGAAGAAAGAATTAGAGAACATGGATGATAAAAACGGCTTGGATGTGTCATTGGAAGTACTGGCAGCAGAAGCAGCTAAAGTGAACCCGCGAATTCCCGTGATCCAGGGAATGCTTTCAAACTTTCAAGGCATCAAGACATTTGATAAGTACCGTCAGGAAATCGCAGCATTATATAACTTCAAATTGTAA
- a CDS encoding efflux RND transporter permease subunit produces the protein MQKIIQFSLKNKFAVWLMTIIVAVAGLYAGMNMKLETIPDINTPLVSVTTIYPGATPEQVAEKISEPIEKRVQNMDGVTNVSSSSFQNASSIQIEYDFDKDMEKAQAEVQEELSKIELPEGVDDPDVSRLSINAFPIMSLSLSNSKQSLAELTKTMEDTILPEIEGIEGVSAVQVSGSQVYEVDIKFDNEKMKKYGLDEETVKNLIKGSSVTMPLGLYTFKDAEKSVVVDGEIASLKDLKAMKIPAMPAGAGGGQPQGAAAANPAPGAAIPTVELQDIADVKLNGKADSISKTNGETSIGMQIVKAADANTVDVVNAVKDKLDDLEKEIDGLQATPIFDQGKPIEQSVETMLSKAIFGAFFAVIIILLFLRNFRTTVISVVSIPLSLLIAILLLKQMDITLNMMTLGAMTVAIGRVIDDSIVVIENIFRRMSLKDEKLRGKELIVAATKQMFIPIASSTIVTIAVFLPLGLVKGPVGEMFLPFALTIVFALLASLLIAITIVPMMAHSLFKKELEGGANHKEEKPGRLAAFYKKVLNWSLNHKIITSAVAVLLLIGSLALVPVIGVSFLPSEEEKMVIATYKPEPGQTLADVEKIAGKAEGMLQDRDGVKTYQFSVGGENPMNPGDSNSAMFFIEYDPDTKGFDKEKEAVIDDLQELTSKGEWASQDFSGMGSSNAMTLLVYGEEAKDIEPVVTKLEKVLQENKSLTNVKTSLSDTYDEYTLAMDQEKLSQLGLTAAQIGMELSGAGQNQVLTTIKENGKEVNVYVESEKEDYKTINDLTKKTVQSPLGMEVPIKEIAKVKEGSTSDTITRRNGRIYAQVSGEITSKDVAKVSADVQKEVDKIKLPSNVEISMGGVTEDIADSFKQLGLAMLAAIAIVYLILVITFGGGLAPFAILFSLPFTIIGGLVGLLIAGETLSVSAMIGALMLIGIVVTNAIVLIDRVIHKEQEGLSTREALLEAGGTRLRPILMTAIATIGALAPLAVGLEGSGLISKGLGVTVIGGLTSSTLLTLLIVPIVYESLMKIKNRKKKI, from the coding sequence ATGCAAAAAATCATTCAGTTTTCCTTGAAAAATAAGTTTGCTGTCTGGCTAATGACCATTATTGTGGCAGTTGCAGGGTTATATGCCGGAATGAACATGAAGCTAGAGACGATACCGGATATTAACACACCGCTCGTTTCTGTTACCACCATCTATCCTGGCGCTACGCCAGAACAGGTAGCTGAAAAAATATCAGAACCTATCGAAAAGAGAGTACAAAATATGGATGGGGTTACAAATGTAAGCTCATCATCTTTCCAAAATGCTTCTTCTATACAGATCGAGTATGATTTCGATAAAGATATGGAAAAAGCACAAGCTGAAGTACAGGAAGAACTGAGTAAGATAGAACTTCCTGAGGGTGTGGATGATCCCGATGTATCCCGTCTGAGTATTAATGCATTTCCAATTATGTCGCTAAGCCTTTCCAACAGTAAGCAGTCATTGGCCGAGCTGACAAAAACAATGGAAGATACAATTTTGCCAGAAATTGAGGGGATCGAGGGAGTATCAGCTGTTCAAGTTTCAGGTAGTCAAGTGTATGAAGTAGACATCAAGTTTGATAATGAAAAGATGAAGAAATACGGACTTGATGAGGAAACTGTTAAAAACCTGATTAAAGGCTCTAGCGTGACTATGCCGCTCGGTCTTTATACGTTTAAAGATGCGGAGAAATCCGTTGTAGTGGATGGAGAAATTGCCAGTCTGAAAGATTTAAAAGCAATGAAAATACCAGCAATGCCAGCTGGAGCTGGCGGCGGACAGCCACAAGGTGCAGCTGCAGCCAACCCGGCACCGGGAGCAGCAATCCCAACAGTGGAACTTCAGGACATTGCCGATGTGAAGTTAAATGGCAAAGCAGATTCAATATCTAAGACAAATGGTGAAACATCCATCGGTATGCAAATTGTTAAGGCTGCTGATGCGAATACAGTGGATGTAGTAAATGCAGTAAAAGATAAGTTGGATGACCTGGAGAAAGAAATAGATGGCTTACAGGCGACGCCGATTTTCGACCAAGGAAAACCAATCGAACAATCCGTAGAAACGATGTTAAGCAAAGCCATATTTGGAGCCTTCTTTGCTGTTATTATTATTTTGCTGTTCCTGCGTAATTTCCGTACGACAGTGATCTCAGTCGTTTCGATTCCTTTATCCTTGCTGATTGCCATTTTGCTGTTGAAGCAAATGGATATCACGCTGAATATGATGACACTTGGTGCCATGACCGTAGCGATCGGCCGGGTTATTGATGATTCTATTGTTGTCATTGAGAACATTTTCCGCCGCATGTCTCTGAAAGACGAAAAATTGCGCGGCAAGGAACTCATTGTGGCTGCTACGAAGCAAATGTTCATTCCTATTGCTTCTTCGACGATTGTTACGATTGCTGTTTTCTTGCCACTCGGTCTTGTGAAAGGGCCAGTCGGAGAAATGTTCCTGCCATTTGCTTTAACCATTGTTTTTGCTTTGCTTGCTTCTTTATTGATTGCCATTACGATCGTGCCAATGATGGCCCATTCTTTGTTCAAGAAGGAATTAGAAGGTGGCGCCAATCATAAAGAAGAAAAGCCGGGAAGATTGGCTGCCTTTTATAAAAAGGTGCTTAACTGGTCTCTAAATCATAAGATTATTACATCAGCTGTAGCGGTCCTGCTGTTAATCGGCAGTCTGGCGCTAGTACCGGTCATCGGTGTTAGCTTTCTTCCGTCCGAGGAAGAAAAAATGGTGATAGCAACGTATAAACCAGAACCTGGACAGACGCTTGCAGATGTAGAAAAGATCGCCGGAAAGGCAGAAGGTATGCTGCAAGATCGCGATGGGGTGAAAACGTACCAATTTTCTGTTGGTGGGGAAAATCCGATGAACCCGGGAGATTCTAATTCAGCGATGTTCTTCATTGAATATGATCCCGATACAAAAGGGTTTGATAAAGAAAAAGAAGCGGTTATCGATGATCTTCAAGAATTGACATCTAAAGGGGAATGGGCGAGCCAAGACTTCTCGGGAATGGGCTCAAGCAATGCTATGACTCTCCTTGTCTATGGTGAGGAAGCAAAAGATATTGAGCCAGTTGTTACAAAGCTAGAGAAGGTTCTTCAGGAGAATAAATCGTTAACAAATGTCAAAACAAGCTTATCTGATACGTATGATGAATACACGCTCGCTATGGATCAGGAAAAGCTGAGTCAGCTTGGTCTAACGGCCGCACAAATTGGCATGGAGCTCTCAGGTGCAGGACAGAATCAAGTATTGACTACCATTAAAGAAAATGGAAAAGAAGTCAATGTATATGTTGAATCAGAAAAAGAAGATTATAAAACAATTAATGATTTAACCAAGAAGACTGTTCAGTCACCACTTGGCATGGAAGTGCCGATCAAGGAAATCGCAAAAGTAAAAGAAGGCAGCACTTCTGATACGATTACCCGTCGCAATGGCCGCATTTATGCACAGGTAAGCGGGGAGATCACTTCCAAGGATGTAGCTAAAGTGTCAGCTGATGTCCAAAAAGAAGTGGATAAAATTAAATTGCCTTCCAATGTTGAGATTTCAATGGGCGGAGTAACAGAAGATATCGCTGATTCATTTAAGCAGCTCGGTCTAGCCATGCTTGCCGCTATAGCGATTGTCTATTTAATTCTTGTTATCACATTTGGTGGAGGGCTTGCTCCATTCGCCATCCTATTCTCCTTGCCATTCACAATTATTGGCGGTCTTGTCGGTCTGTTGATCGCTGGCGAAACATTGAGTGTCTCAGCTATGATTGGTGCCTTAATGTTGATTGGCATCGTCGTAACAAATGCGATTGTACTTATTGACCGTGTGATTCACAAAGAGCAGGAAGGCTTATCTACACGAGAAGCGTTATTGGAGGCTGGCGGCACACGGCTGCGTCCAATTCTCATGACAGCCATTGCAACAATTGGTGCTCTCGCTCCGCTTGCGGTTGGACTCGAAGGAAGCGGACTGATTTCTAAAGGACTTGGTGTTACTGTTATCGGCGGATTAACAAGCTCTACGCTGTTAACTCTGCTCATTGTACCGATTGTATATGAAAGCTTGATGAAGATTAAGAATCGGAAAAAGAAGATCTAA
- a CDS encoding GNAT family N-acetyltransferase: MDIQFAKDYKENEGWRNSFFKLAHSVFGLELKSWYEKGYWGHRYIPFSYALGNQIIANVSVNVLDTIIEGKKKSAIQIGTVMTHPDHRNNGLSAKLMNRVLQEYEEQCDFIYLFANKTVLDYYPKFGFIRTTDYQFSMEWFPTGQNPVSMKQLDGTNSEDLNFIYQFAAERVPVSQVFGTVQAEDLFMFHCMNIFPEHIYYLPEKDMIAIFEKQGQQLKIYDLISKKAFNIEEIISKLAGENTTEISFYFTPDLEDSKLRKQAYTTKDQLFVRTKDSFSLPAVFQHPITSQA, from the coding sequence ATGGATATTCAATTTGCAAAAGATTACAAAGAAAATGAAGGATGGAGAAACAGCTTCTTTAAGCTTGCGCACTCCGTGTTCGGCCTTGAATTAAAAAGCTGGTATGAAAAAGGCTACTGGGGCCATCGTTATATTCCATTTTCCTATGCTTTAGGCAATCAAATTATTGCTAATGTGTCTGTTAATGTACTGGATACAATCATTGAAGGAAAGAAAAAAAGTGCCATTCAAATCGGCACTGTCATGACTCATCCTGATCACCGAAATAACGGTCTTTCAGCTAAATTGATGAACCGGGTTTTGCAAGAATACGAGGAACAATGTGACTTTATCTATTTGTTTGCAAATAAAACGGTATTGGATTATTATCCGAAATTTGGATTTATCCGAACAACTGATTACCAGTTTTCCATGGAATGGTTCCCAACGGGACAGAATCCCGTTTCTATGAAGCAACTCGATGGGACAAACTCTGAAGACTTGAACTTCATTTATCAATTTGCAGCAGAACGCGTGCCGGTCTCGCAAGTTTTTGGAACGGTACAAGCAGAAGACCTGTTCATGTTTCATTGCATGAACATCTTTCCGGAACATATTTATTACTTGCCGGAGAAAGACATGATAGCCATTTTTGAAAAGCAAGGACAGCAATTAAAAATTTATGACTTGATCAGCAAAAAAGCATTTAATATAGAAGAAATTATAAGCAAGCTAGCAGGTGAAAATACAACCGAGATTTCTTTTTATTTCACTCCTGATCTAGAAGACAGCAAACTGCGCAAACAGGCCTACACGACAAAAGATCAGCTGTTTGTTCGTACCAAAGATAGCTTTTCACTCCCAGCAGTTTTTCAGCATCCAATCACTTCCCAGGCATAG
- a CDS encoding chromate transporter — translation MTIINEKSNEPGLLNILLVSLRLGFTSFGGPIAHLGYFHEEYVRRRKWLNEKDYADLVALCQFLPGPASSQVGIGIGVIRAGIPGGIVAFIGFTLPSVLALILFALVLQNSEIKNAGWVHGLKLVAVAVVAHAVAGMAAKLTPDLYRKTISLFSLTVTLLWQTAFAQVLLILISALAGYLLYKQSSSCDQLTPLSFPLSRRFGAICLSLFLGLLIALPLLREALPWNWLAMMDSFYRAGSLVFGGGHVVLPLLEREFVPGGWLSEAQFLTGYGATQAVPGPLFTFSAYIGTVISGWKGGLLATFAIFLPAFLLILGSLPFWDSLRRNQHVQGALMGVNAAVVGILTAALYDPIWTSAILKPSDFALAAILFSMLAYWKLPPWIVVLAGSIGGLILPFVHV, via the coding sequence TTGACTATAATTAACGAAAAATCCAATGAACCCGGACTGCTAAACATCTTGCTTGTCTCTCTGCGGCTGGGATTCACTTCATTTGGTGGGCCCATTGCCCATTTAGGCTATTTCCATGAGGAATATGTACGACGCAGAAAGTGGCTCAATGAAAAAGATTACGCCGATTTGGTAGCATTGTGCCAATTTCTTCCTGGCCCAGCAAGTAGCCAAGTTGGCATCGGCATTGGCGTCATACGTGCAGGTATACCAGGAGGCATCGTGGCTTTTATCGGCTTTACCCTCCCTTCTGTCCTTGCATTGATACTCTTCGCTCTTGTTCTTCAGAATTCGGAGATTAAAAATGCCGGCTGGGTTCATGGCTTAAAATTAGTTGCTGTAGCAGTAGTTGCCCATGCTGTTGCTGGAATGGCCGCAAAACTGACACCTGATTTGTATAGAAAGACTATCTCATTGTTCTCTTTAACCGTCACTCTGCTTTGGCAGACAGCTTTTGCACAAGTCCTCCTTATTTTAATCAGTGCGCTAGCAGGTTACCTACTGTATAAACAATCAAGCTCCTGTGATCAACTGACACCGTTGTCCTTTCCTCTATCCCGCAGGTTCGGAGCCATTTGCCTTAGCCTTTTTTTAGGTTTGTTAATCGCTTTGCCCCTGTTGCGGGAAGCTCTCCCATGGAATTGGCTCGCTATGATGGACAGCTTTTATCGGGCCGGCTCGTTAGTATTTGGTGGAGGGCACGTTGTTCTGCCTTTACTTGAGAGAGAATTCGTTCCCGGCGGGTGGCTAAGCGAGGCCCAATTTCTAACCGGATATGGAGCAACCCAAGCAGTTCCCGGTCCACTGTTTACTTTTTCTGCCTATATTGGGACTGTGATCAGCGGCTGGAAAGGCGGTCTGCTCGCGACATTTGCTATTTTCCTGCCGGCCTTTCTGCTTATTTTGGGGTCTTTGCCTTTTTGGGATTCCCTGCGCCGCAACCAACACGTCCAGGGCGCTCTTATGGGAGTGAATGCTGCTGTTGTCGGTATTCTAACTGCCGCTCTTTATGATCCTATTTGGACAAGCGCTATTTTAAAACCTAGTGATTTTGCTTTGGCAGCTATTCTCTTTAGCATGCTAGCTTATTGGAAGCTGCCCCCATGGATTGTGGTGCTGGCTGGTTCTATTGGAGGCTTGATCTTACCCTTTGTTCATGTTTAA
- a CDS encoding PadR family transcriptional regulator, with product MEEKILRKLFLGFIHIHILHHAKEHPVFGAWMVEELREHGYTISPGTLYPILHSMERDGLLTREDRLVEGKIRKYYTTSAKGLTTLKEARKKAYELFKEIGD from the coding sequence GTGGAGGAAAAAATACTAAGAAAATTATTTTTAGGTTTTATTCACATTCACATTTTACATCATGCGAAGGAACACCCGGTTTTTGGTGCCTGGATGGTAGAGGAATTACGGGAACATGGCTACACAATCAGCCCGGGTACCCTCTATCCCATCCTTCACTCCATGGAACGTGACGGCCTTCTAACCCGGGAAGACCGGCTCGTTGAAGGGAAAATCCGTAAGTATTATACAACATCTGCAAAGGGATTAACCACTTTAAAGGAAGCGCGAAAAAAGGCATATGAACTGTTTAAAGAAATTGGAGACTAG
- a CDS encoding STAS domain-containing protein, translating into MTRDRVTKTQINVDGIDFKWDVENGVFDYSGGDAVLFWITSAMKVFFDTIEEVSGEEAAQVVLEATGFRQGLVVSEYFKKMQLTIEQVAEVLPITYASAGWGKLTVDRLCEAEKLANLQIKNSWEYRINIEQGKTEPGCFIPGHFSGLLSGLFDTNMTYRVIKSEIKDDETCEFEFFPAQHSMDQNIHTLARRKEAEEIQKLEAVVEERTRELNELVKEISSPIIPVLEDIVVVPLLGKYDEARSQELIEKTLTNLPKHKAQYLVLDLTGLEKDVSGITVDFIGKLSAGASLIGTETILVGISPEISMAIASSNSHLSSFNCFRSLQHGILFALSQQGRQII; encoded by the coding sequence ATGACACGGGATCGTGTAACAAAGACACAAATCAATGTGGACGGTATTGATTTTAAATGGGATGTTGAAAATGGAGTTTTCGATTACAGCGGTGGCGATGCTGTTCTTTTCTGGATTACGAGCGCCATGAAAGTATTTTTTGATACAATTGAAGAGGTGTCCGGAGAGGAAGCTGCACAAGTTGTACTTGAAGCGACTGGTTTTCGCCAAGGGCTTGTTGTCAGCGAATACTTTAAAAAGATGCAATTAACGATCGAGCAAGTAGCAGAGGTTCTTCCTATTACATATGCTTCGGCTGGATGGGGAAAGTTGACTGTCGATCGCCTTTGTGAAGCGGAGAAGTTGGCTAATCTGCAAATTAAAAATAGCTGGGAATACAGAATCAATATAGAGCAAGGGAAAACGGAACCTGGGTGCTTTATTCCTGGTCATTTTTCTGGCCTCTTATCTGGTTTATTTGATACAAATATGACTTATCGTGTGATAAAAAGTGAAATCAAAGACGATGAGACATGTGAATTTGAATTTTTCCCTGCACAGCACTCTATGGATCAAAATATTCACACGTTAGCGAGAAGAAAAGAAGCGGAAGAGATTCAAAAGCTAGAGGCTGTAGTTGAAGAGAGAACGAGAGAGCTAAATGAATTAGTGAAGGAGATTTCTTCGCCGATTATTCCAGTGCTAGAAGACATTGTTGTTGTGCCGTTGCTTGGAAAATATGATGAAGCGCGTTCGCAGGAATTAATCGAAAAAACATTAACAAATCTTCCAAAGCATAAGGCACAGTACCTGGTTCTTGATTTGACAGGTTTGGAAAAAGATGTAAGCGGAATAACGGTAGATTTTATTGGGAAATTGAGCGCAGGGGCCTCACTCATCGGTACAGAGACCATTCTTGTCGGTATATCACCTGAGATCAGTATGGCTATCGCTTCGTCTAACTCCCATTTGTCTTCCTTTAATTGTTTCCGCAGTTTGCAGCATGGTATTTTATTCGCTTTATCGCAGCAAGGCAGACAGATTATTTAA